Proteins encoded together in one Solidesulfovibrio fructosivorans JJ] window:
- a CDS encoding glycosyltransferase family protein, which yields MRQKKATVILAMAALAALVLIAFAGVLARPGMVGHTWDWGIPAFAEQFRAMARHHFSTWDAYFETGRYHYFKLELLYWLILWPFSLAGGEAVSKWLPLVLTFCSGAAMWPLARRQGLSPVFALFAAVFYAFSPYALSRIVAGHMPMLAGYALLPLVILAAQTLMERVEGKRRGIFYFTVLTGFLLGLTSLHPGVGMSAAAMLSIAFAWRLFSSRRKKTLVACFVGIGLVAVAMNIHFMAPFVGDYFGKGAIRHGWGLSVSAEGDVTVDTELPRREAYHQSTSQPIDASALLRLRQGMDTEYVYPIPTGMAVPWYAAALVVTLGVFVYAFRRRKTPELTALYVTAIIGVLLVSGSRTLPGMLFYQLLLKKTLPILFAAFSNTTRWLPLVVLPYALLFARAAADLAGVWKPRVTALAGAATVLVFVSPFLAGGLTRPFDAAKDIQPLTIKQTPIGKEDAAVYSYLRDRRDDFRVTYLPPIGITWPGDTDFTFEWTSAYSPKPFFMAFKTQPLAEAIFPGLYAEHPNTRLARLLALGSGRFLVYPHYAHAYTYDDFQPAYRAPSVVDGYKDYKPVLDANLAMQRGLAALPLFSDVDLYENTEFLPLVRPGDRVAAVENVGTARVVNPVVAALSEEVGLPGYDPGTVYLRAGHDAVFLKFLDTIMGRGAKDSRLIYERATDAKLAVSRPVDRLKTPTVEFRRLGPTRLRVRLHGVTAGFPLVFQETFHTGWKALLVPRTAAALTGTRETPPSLATYAPLPVQGSDVADAATLAGYLRDGIVSTLGDGREKSRHAFLYGPGGAVVGKNDRRFVVDYVSKLRAGAVQNDNLPDGGPFEGFFPGRFSPKDAAALSHPLNPAGWAVTKVGKPVAWPDALHVEAYGYANAWWFDPALLSLLPRATATTPGYYAVGKDGRIDCEVLLSFAPQSSYIIGLMLSATAMLLCLVIILTGPFFLKRQGVSQ from the coding sequence TCATCCTGTGGCCGTTTTCCCTGGCCGGCGGCGAGGCCGTGTCCAAGTGGCTGCCGCTGGTGTTGACGTTTTGTTCCGGCGCGGCCATGTGGCCGCTGGCAAGGCGGCAGGGGCTTTCGCCCGTGTTCGCGCTTTTCGCCGCCGTGTTCTACGCGTTTTCCCCGTATGCGCTCTCCCGCATCGTGGCCGGGCACATGCCCATGCTGGCCGGCTATGCGCTTTTGCCGCTGGTGATCCTGGCCGCCCAAACGCTCATGGAACGCGTGGAGGGGAAACGGCGCGGGATATTTTATTTCACGGTGCTGACCGGCTTTCTGCTGGGGCTCACCTCGCTGCATCCGGGCGTGGGCATGAGCGCCGCGGCCATGCTTTCCATCGCCTTTGCCTGGCGGCTTTTTTCCAGCCGGCGCAAAAAGACGCTCGTCGCTTGTTTCGTGGGCATCGGCCTTGTGGCCGTGGCCATGAACATCCACTTCATGGCCCCGTTCGTGGGCGATTATTTCGGCAAGGGGGCCATCCGCCACGGCTGGGGGCTTTCGGTTTCGGCCGAGGGCGACGTGACCGTGGACACGGAGCTGCCCAGGCGCGAGGCCTACCACCAGTCCACCAGCCAGCCCATCGACGCCTCGGCGCTTTTGCGCCTGCGCCAGGGCATGGACACCGAATACGTCTATCCCATTCCGACCGGCATGGCCGTGCCCTGGTACGCCGCCGCGCTTGTGGTCACGCTCGGGGTGTTCGTCTACGCCTTTCGCCGGCGCAAGACGCCGGAGCTGACCGCGCTCTACGTCACGGCCATCATCGGCGTGCTGCTGGTTTCCGGGTCGCGCACCCTGCCGGGGATGCTTTTCTACCAACTGCTCCTCAAAAAAACGCTGCCCATCCTGTTCGCCGCCTTTTCCAACACCACCCGCTGGCTGCCCCTGGTGGTGCTGCCGTACGCCCTGCTTTTCGCCCGGGCCGCCGCCGATCTGGCCGGGGTGTGGAAGCCGCGCGTCACGGCCCTTGCCGGCGCGGCAACGGTGCTCGTCTTTGTCTCGCCGTTTCTGGCCGGCGGGCTCACCCGGCCCTTTGACGCCGCTAAGGACATCCAGCCGCTGACCATCAAGCAGACGCCCATCGGCAAGGAGGACGCGGCCGTCTACAGCTATTTGCGCGACCGCCGCGACGATTTCCGCGTCACCTACCTGCCGCCCATCGGCATCACCTGGCCCGGGGACACCGACTTCACCTTCGAGTGGACCTCGGCCTATTCGCCCAAGCCCTTTTTCATGGCGTTTAAGACCCAGCCCCTGGCCGAAGCGATTTTCCCGGGGCTTTACGCCGAGCATCCGAACACGCGGCTGGCGCGGCTTTTGGCCCTCGGTTCAGGCCGGTTCCTGGTCTACCCCCACTACGCCCACGCCTACACCTACGACGATTTCCAGCCGGCCTACCGAGCCCCGTCCGTGGTCGACGGCTACAAGGACTACAAGCCCGTGCTCGACGCCAATCTGGCCATGCAGCGGGGGCTGGCCGCGCTGCCGCTTTTCAGCGACGTGGACCTTTACGAAAATACGGAGTTCTTGCCCCTGGTGCGGCCCGGCGACCGGGTGGCGGCGGTGGAAAACGTGGGCACGGCCAGGGTCGTGAACCCGGTGGTGGCCGCCCTGTCCGAGGAAGTGGGCCTGCCCGGCTACGATCCCGGCACGGTCTATCTGCGCGCCGGGCATGATGCGGTCTTCCTGAAATTTCTGGACACCATCATGGGCCGGGGGGCGAAGGACAGCCGGCTCATCTACGAACGCGCCACCGACGCCAAGCTGGCCGTGTCCAGGCCGGTGGACCGCCTCAAAACGCCCACCGTTGAATTTCGCCGCCTGGGCCCGACCCGGCTCCGAGTGCGCCTGCACGGCGTGACCGCCGGTTTTCCCCTGGTTTTCCAGGAGACCTTCCACACCGGCTGGAAGGCGCTGCTCGTGCCGCGAACGGCCGCCGCCCTGACCGGAACGCGGGAAACGCCGCCGTCCCTGGCCACCTATGCCCCCCTGCCCGTGCAGGGGTCGGACGTCGCCGACGCCGCCACCCTTGCCGGGTACCTCAGGGACGGCATCGTCTCGACGCTTGGCGACGGCCGGGAAAAGTCGCGCCACGCCTTCCTCTACGGTCCGGGCGGCGCGGTGGTCGGCAAAAACGACAGGCGCTTCGTCGTGGACTACGTTTCGAAGCTTCGGGCCGGGGCCGTGCAAAACGACAACCTCCCGGACGGTGGCCCGTTCGAGGGCTTTTTCCCGGGCCGCTTTTCGCCCAAGGACGCCGCCGCCCTGTCGCATCCCCTGAACCCGGCCGGCTGGGCCGTGACCAAAGTCGGCAAGCCCGTGGCCTGGCCGGACGCGCTCCATGTCGAGGCCTACGGCTACGCCAACGCCTGGTGGTTCGACCCCGCCCTGCTGTCGCTTCTGCCCCGGGCCACGGCGACCACGCCGGGCTACTACGCCGTGGGCAAGGACGGCCGGATCGACTGCGAAGTGCTCCTTTCGTTCGCCCCGCAAAGCTCGTACATCATCGGGCTTATGCTCAGCGCGACCGCGATGCTCCTGTGCCTTGTCATCATCCTGACCGGGCCGTTTTTCTTAAAACGCCAAGGGGTGTCCCAATGA